One genomic region from Nitrospira sp. CR1.1 encodes:
- a CDS encoding DUF507 family protein, with the protein MRLAKERVHHMADSVIARLHELSYLEVTGDRKALRESLEHTMTEELMVEDRLNAEVRRMMQPYERQIEQGQVDYQKMFTMIKQKLVRERGIIL; encoded by the coding sequence ATGAGACTGGCGAAGGAACGGGTTCATCATATGGCAGATTCGGTGATCGCTCGTTTGCATGAGTTGAGCTATCTCGAGGTCACCGGAGATCGAAAGGCGCTTCGGGAGTCGTTGGAACACACGATGACGGAGGAGCTGATGGTGGAAGACCGGCTCAATGCTGAGGTGCGTAGGATGATGCAGCCTTACGAACGGCAAATCGAGCAAGGGCAGGTCGACTATCAAAAGATGTTCACGATGATCAAGCAGAAGCTGGTGCGCGAACGCGGGATCATTTTATGA
- a CDS encoding exonuclease, with protein sequence MLTSTFVHLKGIGPSTERRLWENGIADWSAFRRESHLTGIAPARKAVYDTELALAQTHLDLHNPRYFADCLHTRDHWRLFETFGARALYLDIETTGLSAREGQVTIVGLHRQGRMRTLIQGQSLTQEAIQDELDQADLLVTFFGTVFDLPYLQTCFKGLRVSIPHFDLCFAARRVGLQGGLKSIERELDIARESDLLQLDGLEAVRLWQRYRAGNDAALDQLVRYNAADTQNLEPLAARLYDRLVLQYGPQSLGLVG encoded by the coding sequence ATGCTGACGTCCACGTTTGTCCATCTGAAAGGTATCGGCCCCTCGACTGAGCGGCGTCTGTGGGAAAACGGCATTGCCGATTGGTCGGCCTTTCGGCGTGAATCGCACCTGACCGGCATCGCCCCCGCGCGTAAAGCCGTCTACGATACAGAGCTGGCCCTTGCGCAGACCCACCTCGACCTCCATAACCCTCGCTATTTCGCAGACTGCCTGCACACCCGCGACCATTGGCGGCTATTTGAGACCTTCGGTGCGCGGGCTCTCTACCTCGACATTGAAACCACAGGGCTATCGGCCCGCGAGGGGCAAGTGACCATCGTCGGACTTCATCGCCAGGGGCGCATGCGCACCTTAATCCAAGGCCAATCGCTCACACAGGAAGCCATTCAAGATGAACTTGATCAGGCCGACCTGCTCGTCACATTTTTCGGGACGGTCTTCGATCTGCCATACCTGCAAACCTGCTTTAAAGGCTTGCGAGTGTCGATCCCTCATTTCGATCTCTGTTTTGCCGCCCGACGCGTCGGCTTGCAGGGAGGGTTGAAGTCCATCGAACGGGAGTTGGACATTGCACGGGAATCAGATCTGCTCCAGCTCGACGGATTGGAGGCGGTTCGGTTGTGGCAACGCTACCGCGCAGGCAACGACGCCGCCCTGGACCAGCTCGTTCGCTACAATGCGGCCGACACTCAAAACCTCGAGCCCCTCGCGGCCCGCCTCTACGATCGGCTGGTCTTGCAATACGGGCCGCAGTCGCTCGGTCTGGTCGGTTAA
- a CDS encoding DUF507 family protein codes for MAAPLGTGAIPVISDDKASHLAHLILGALKKSAQCRLTEEDGKILREIKRVVAAELALDADIDKKVRAKLASYSKQIVEGSPEWDVMYRKTSEEEQKKRARP; via the coding sequence GTGGCTGCACCACTCGGGACTGGAGCCATACCCGTGATCAGTGACGACAAAGCCAGCCATCTTGCCCATCTGATACTTGGCGCGTTGAAGAAAAGCGCTCAATGCAGGCTGACTGAGGAGGACGGGAAGATCTTGCGCGAGATCAAGCGAGTGGTCGCTGCGGAACTCGCCCTGGACGCGGACATTGATAAGAAGGTGCGGGCGAAACTGGCCTCCTATTCGAAGCAGATTGTGGAAGGCAGTCCGGAATGGGACGTGATGTATCGAAAAACGTCCGAGGAAGAACAGAAAAAACGCGCCAGGCCATGA
- a CDS encoding tetratricopeptide repeat protein — MMRASLWIALAVVVLSFPACAHEKPKPLVPLDLAYGAKADANALNNQGRQAFLAGQMAEAKEFFGQAIKAAPDSGQAHYNYGLALNALGQTDQARQEFIEAANLAPGDKVIWDSPALRPFGNPEAPKGPAREHPYGTNRPTIGSGPR; from the coding sequence GTGATGAGAGCGAGTCTGTGGATAGCCCTAGCCGTGGTTGTACTGTCGTTTCCGGCCTGTGCCCATGAGAAGCCGAAACCGCTCGTGCCTCTCGACCTGGCGTACGGTGCCAAGGCCGATGCGAACGCGCTGAACAACCAGGGGCGGCAGGCATTTCTGGCCGGCCAAATGGCTGAGGCCAAAGAGTTCTTCGGACAGGCCATCAAAGCCGCACCGGATTCCGGGCAGGCGCATTACAACTACGGGTTAGCGTTGAACGCCTTGGGGCAAACCGATCAGGCCCGGCAGGAATTCATCGAGGCGGCGAACCTGGCTCCCGGCGACAAGGTCATCTGGGACTCCCCGGCATTGCGCCCGTTCGGGAACCCCGAGGCCCCAAAGGGGCCGGCAAGGGAACATCCTTATGGAACGAACCGGCCCACGATCGGCAGCGGACCACGGTAA
- a CDS encoding SDR family oxidoreductase — protein MLLEGKKGLIIGVANKHSIAWAIAQAAAREGAQMLFSYQNERLRENVEELVQTLPGASACVCDVGDDSQIDAMMKQAAGKLGRLDFVVHSLAFAPREELTGEFVNTTRQGFATALDVSAYSLVAVTRAAMPLMTEGGSVVTLTYLGSERVVPHYNVMGVAKAALEATVRYLAHDLGPKNIRVNAVSAGPIKTLAARGVSGISKMVDHHRAFAPLRRATEQGEVGDTALFLVSPLGRGITGEVIYVDGGYHILGSLASAE, from the coding sequence ATGTTGCTAGAAGGTAAAAAGGGTCTGATCATCGGTGTGGCCAATAAGCATAGTATCGCCTGGGCCATCGCGCAGGCCGCCGCGCGGGAAGGCGCGCAGATGCTGTTCAGTTATCAGAACGAACGGTTGCGCGAAAACGTCGAAGAATTAGTCCAGACCCTTCCGGGCGCTTCAGCCTGCGTCTGTGATGTCGGAGATGACAGTCAGATCGACGCGATGATGAAACAGGCCGCCGGGAAACTGGGTCGATTGGATTTTGTCGTCCATTCGCTCGCCTTTGCTCCGCGTGAGGAACTGACCGGAGAATTTGTGAACACCACCCGCCAGGGATTTGCGACGGCCCTCGACGTGAGCGCCTATTCGCTCGTCGCCGTCACGCGTGCGGCGATGCCGTTGATGACGGAAGGCGGTTCAGTCGTCACGCTGACCTATCTCGGCAGCGAGCGAGTCGTCCCGCATTATAATGTCATGGGCGTTGCCAAAGCCGCGCTTGAAGCGACGGTGCGGTACCTTGCCCACGATCTCGGGCCGAAGAATATTCGGGTGAATGCCGTCTCCGCCGGACCAATCAAAACATTGGCGGCTCGCGGCGTGTCCGGGATCAGCAAAATGGTGGACCACCACCGTGCATTCGCGCCGCTTCGACGGGCGACCGAACAGGGCGAAGTCGGCGATACGGCGCTGTTCCTCGTGAGTCCATTAGGCCGCGGCATCACCGGCGAGGTGATCTACGTCGATGGGGGATACCATATTCTCGGCTCCCTGGCGTCCGCCGAGTAG
- a CDS encoding thioredoxin-dependent thiol peroxidase — protein sequence MAIGVAVGAKAPEFSLPDQDGTVVTLKSLKGKQVVLYFYPKDDTSGCTKEACDFRDSLAPIKKAGAVVLGVSKDGKASHQKFIAKYGLPFALLSDEDAAVSTAYEVYKEKSMYGRKYLGIERSTFVIDATGRIKAAFRKVKVPGHVDEVLAALKA from the coding sequence ATGGCAATTGGAGTAGCAGTGGGGGCAAAGGCGCCGGAATTTTCCCTTCCGGATCAGGACGGCACTGTCGTGACGCTCAAAAGCTTGAAGGGCAAACAGGTGGTGCTCTATTTTTATCCCAAAGACGATACCTCCGGTTGTACGAAAGAGGCCTGCGATTTTCGGGATTCACTGGCGCCGATTAAGAAGGCCGGGGCGGTCGTGCTGGGAGTCAGCAAGGACGGGAAGGCCTCCCATCAGAAGTTTATCGCCAAGTACGGCTTGCCGTTTGCGCTGTTGAGCGACGAAGATGCGGCAGTGAGCACGGCGTATGAGGTCTACAAAGAAAAAAGCATGTACGGCCGCAAATACCTGGGTATTGAGCGCAGTACGTTTGTGATCGACGCAACGGGCCGGATCAAAGCCGCCTTCCGGAAAGTCAAGGTGCCGGGTCATGTGGATGAGGTGTTGGCAGCGCTGAAGGCGTAG
- a CDS encoding SpoIIE family protein phosphatase translates to MRPTLKTSSPSRPASTIGWSCNTGRSRSVWSVNVATPHGRWEWTGYGQTDRGLVRSSNQDAFLVDNRRRLWAVADGMGGHPGGDVASRIVMDTLADFSPSLIRGSVNPSDDQAGHQSFLLTTMAEQAHAAVRAYADRHPPFYGMGTTLVMAHLLPEPTPQLLVLNVGDSRAYLVRAGHITQVTRDHTLIADYVRDGTLTPEQAARHPDRHVLTRAIGLDVTVDSDLFTLELRTGDLLLLCSDGLSNMLPDERLLEIAHSHRDNPPLTTHALIQAAIDTGGIDNITVVACTVTGTPDQGNIH, encoded by the coding sequence ATGCGGCCGACACTCAAAACCTCGAGCCCCTCGCGGCCCGCCTCTACGATCGGCTGGTCTTGCAATACGGGCCGCAGTCGCTCGGTCTGGTCGGTTAACGTGGCAACACCTCATGGCAGGTGGGAATGGACCGGATACGGGCAAACCGACCGCGGACTGGTCCGCTCCAGCAATCAGGATGCATTCCTCGTCGACAACCGACGCCGGTTGTGGGCCGTAGCCGACGGCATGGGAGGACATCCCGGAGGAGACGTGGCCAGCCGGATCGTCATGGACACCCTCGCTGACTTTTCGCCCAGCCTCATTCGCGGCTCTGTGAACCCCAGCGACGACCAAGCCGGGCATCAATCCTTTCTCCTCACGACCATGGCGGAACAGGCCCATGCAGCCGTCCGCGCCTATGCCGATCGTCACCCGCCCTTCTACGGCATGGGAACCACATTGGTCATGGCACACCTGCTGCCTGAGCCCACCCCGCAGCTCCTGGTTCTCAATGTCGGCGACAGCCGGGCGTATCTGGTCAGAGCAGGACACATCACGCAAGTCACGCGAGACCACACCCTTATTGCTGACTATGTCCGCGACGGTACTCTCACTCCAGAGCAGGCTGCCCGCCATCCGGACCGGCACGTCCTAACCAGGGCGATAGGGCTTGACGTCACCGTGGACAGCGATCTCTTTACGCTCGAACTCCGCACCGGCGATCTGCTGCTGCTCTGTTCCGACGGCCTCAGCAACATGTTGCCTGACGAGCGCCTCTTGGAGATCGCGCACTCGCACAGAGACAATCCCCCCCTCACAACCCATGCCCTGATCCAAGCCGCAATTGATACGGGCGGCATCGACAACATTACCGTGGTTGCCTGCACCGTGACCGGCACACCTGATCAGGGAAATATCCATTGA